One Sulfurimonas sp. HSL-3221 genomic window, ACAACGACCGGGTACCCCTCTGCGTAAAAGATCACTTTGCCGATATGGCTGTCGCGGTCCTCGATCGCCACGTCTGAGCACACTTCGACGCTGACCAGCGTGATCATCTCACCGTTCAGCAACAGTTTGGCACCATCGTACGGTGAACCGAGGGCGTCCACTTCGCGTTTGATGCGATCGGCGTCTTTATGCAGGTCAATGCAGTAATCTTCCGCATCCCGCCAAAGACTGTACGTGGCTTCCGACTCCCTTTGCGGCGTCCCCGTAACCCCTTTGCCGCCGATGATGGCCGCGCTGATGGTGTTGACCAGTTTGGAATAGAGCGGCGCAATTTTTTCAATCGCCTGCTGGATGGTCATTGGATAAGCGATGTCGATCGCTTCCTGAGCGATGATATCCCCTTTGTCATACTCGTCTGCGGCGAATATGGCCGTGACGCCAAGACGCTCTTCCCCGTTGATCAGGGCGTTGACGAGTGGCGCAAACCCCCGGTATGCCGGCAAAAGAGAGTCATGGAAGATGATCAGGTTCGCCGAGGAGGGCAGCAACCAGCGCCAGCCGATCGTAAACGCATAGGTATCCGCCGCTCTTGCCGGCTCTTCCCCGCGTGCAAAAAATGCGATGCCGTACGTACTGCAAAGCTGCCCGATCCTGTCAAAATAATCCGTCTCCATCTGTGCATCCCTCGCCGAACAGACATAGGTGATCTTCTCCGTTCCGTATGCTTCGACAAAGTTTTGAAGGGTAACATACCCTTTTTCCGTCATGAGGTAAAAGACGATCATCGCTGTCCGCTTCCCTGAAAAATCTCTGCCCATTGCGTTTGCAATACGGCATCCGAAAAGAGCGTTTGGATGCGTTGACAGTTCGCTTCTTCCGTCTCTGCAGGCAACCGTTCAATCGAAAGCGGCCCGCAGCTGTCAAACAGCTGCACCCCTTTCTCCTCAAAAAGTCCCCACGTGGAGATGTCGCTTCGCAGATAGACTTTCTTGCCAAGGCCGAGCAGTGTGATGATGTTCCCCATTGCCTGCTGCCGTTTATGGTTGAACACCGCGATGTCAATCTCGGCGAGGGAGTTCAAGTACTCTTCACAAGGCAGAAACGTCATCAACGGCTGGAATTTGTCGCCGAACCACGCTTTGCCCGTTGCTGCCACCTTCTTTGCATGCTGTTTGCTTCCGTACGAAAGCGGGCAGATGATTTTGATCTTTTCATCGGCATAGGGGCGTAGCTTCTGTAGGATATCCAGATGATTGTTCGTGGGGTTTGCCGAATTTCCGACCTGGATACAGATCTCCTCTTTCTCCGTATCGGGAAGCGGGATCGCCTTGTAGGTATTGCTTTGGTACATCAGACATTCATGATAGCTGCCCTCGGCACCGTACCAGCGCCTCGCAAGCTCGTAATCGCCGCGAATGTAGGTGACGAGACCCGCAATGCGCTTGATCACCTGACGCTTTTTATACAGATAGAATTGCCGCTTAAGCTTCTTTTTCTTGGCGGGGTAGTCATAAAGGTCTCCCCCCCATACGACCCAGTACGCTTTGGCGCAGAACCGCAGGTTGTAAAAGAAAAAGTCGATGATCCCGCGGATCAGCAGACTGTGGATGATCACCTTTTCCGCCTGTTCAAAATAGGGCTTCAACTGCTTGACGGCCGAGAAATAGCGCAGCGGGCTGTTCATACTCTTGATAACGATCACATTGGGATGATCCGGTACGGGGTGCTTCGCCTGCGACACGCCCCCCAGAATGATGAACAAGTGTTCATCAGGGTTGAAATGGGTATGAATGAAGGTGATGAAGGAAGCGATGAACTTCTCGTTCTTCATGATGTGCAGGTATTTCATGCCGACGTCTTTTCCTCTGCTTCATTCTCCTGCATCTCGATCAGGATCATGTATTTCATATAGGTATTGAACCCGGAGATGATCGAGACCGTCCAGCCGGGCATGCCGTGGAACATCCCGCCTTTGACGACCAGCTTTTTGAAGAACGTCAGTCCGCCGTGCAGGAACGGGTCGTACCAGCGGGCCCGCTTCCCCTTGGCATGCAGCATGCGCGCACCCCGGGCGGCAAACTTTTCGATGTTGTTGATCATCTGCCCGTAGCTCTTGTAGGAGTAGTGCAGCAGGTCCGCGTCAAGCTCCTTGACCTTCTCCGCCTCGACTTTCGCATGGCCGATCGCCTGCGTGAACCCGGCACTGTTGCGGTTGTACAGGCGCACGAGCCGGTCCGGATACCACAGCTTGATGAAGTGTCTTCCGATAAAACTCTTCCGGCGGAAGGCGTATGCGTCATACCCGCTGTTCGCCAGATCAAGGCCGGCGATCGCTTCGACCGCGTTTGCGTCAAGCCGCTCATCGGCATCGAGGCTCAGGATCCAGTCGTTCGCGGCCAGCGGTGCGCCGAATGCTTTTTGCGGTCCGTCCCCGAGGTAGGGCTGGACGACGACCTTGGCCCCGAGGGATTCGGCGATCTCCCTCGTTTTGTCCGTGCTCCGCGAATCGACGACGAGGACCTCATCGCACACGGCCTGAACGGAACGGATCGCATCCGCTATGTTCTCCTCTTCATTCAGTGTAATGATATTTGCTGTAATTTTCTGCTTCATTCGATCCGTTCTTCGTTAATTAGGTAGTGCTTTTTTATAGGCGACGGGGATGCCCGCGTAGATGCCCGCATGCTCCAGCGGACGGTTGACGACCCCTTTGGCCGCGACGACGCTGTTCGCGGGCAGTACGCTCCCCTTCAGCACGTTGACGTCGTTCGCCAGCCAGCACCCCTCGCCGATCTCAACGCTGCCCAGCGTATAGTCGCTTTTCGAGACTTTCCCGCCGGCAAGCCTGTGGTCGTGGTCATAGACCTTGACGCTCTCTCCGAAAAGGCAGTCCGCCCCGATGCGGATCGCGTCGCGGCAGAGAATCGTGCAGTTGCGGTTGAAGAAACACCCCGCGCCGATACGGAGCGCAGCATTTTTGCGGACGCCGATCAGCGTGCCCGACTTCAGGGTGATGTCGCCCTCGATCGTCAGGGTCGCCCCCCTGGCGACTTCGATCGTAAAAAAGCCGTTAGCGTGTATGCGCCCCATCAGCTTTACCCTCTTGGAATAGAAGAGCTTGAGATAATACGAATAAATAAAAGTGTAGAGCCGTGCAATCGATTTCAATCGGTGTCCCAGTCTTGTATAGTGATAGCTAATTTTATCAGATTACCTGCCCAACAATCCTTGCGCAAGCCCTTGTGCGTTTTGAAAACATTCGGATTCAATATTCTTTTCCCCCCCGGTTGTTATAATGCTGCCCATCGTCCGTTATTTCCATCACGGCCCCGCTGTGACGCAAGTCAGAAGCACAGCACCATACCACTCACTTACAAAAGGGTTGCCGTTGTCTGTCAACTATACGATCCATCCCGACTATGCCGAGTTTGAAGCAGAGCTGCTCTCGGTCGAAGCGCAATTCTCCTCCTCGGATGAAAGCATCCACAAAGCGCGCAACGAACTGCGGATCGTCCCCATGCACGGTATCAAGACCGTCATCAAGGCCTTCAAAGTCCCCCACCTGCTCAACCGTTTCGTCTACGCCTATCTGCGCGATTCGAAAGCGAAAAAGTCCTATAACAATGGCGTCCGGCTTCTGGAACTGGACGTGCCGACTCCCCAGCCCATCGGCTACATCGAGTTCTTCCGGGGCGGCCTCTTCGCGCAGAGCTACTTCATCTCCAAATACGAGCCCTACGACTTCACCATCCGCGAAGTGTTGCACCACCGTGTCGAGGACGTCGAAACAATCCTGAAGGCCTTCACCGCCTTTACCCATATGCTGCACCAAAAAGGGGTCTGGCACGAGGACTATTCGCCGGGCAACATCCTCATACGGAAAACGGCGGATGGGTACGGTTTCATGCTCGTCGATATCAACCGGATGCAGTTCCGTCCTATCCCACCGGCGGAGGGAATGAGGAACTTCGGCAAACTCTGGGCCAAAGCGCCCGAACGCACCCTGATCGCCCGGGAATACGCACGACTCAGCGGGATGGACGAAGCCGCGGCCCTGCAGGCCATCGAGACCTGCGCGCGCAAAACCGAGGCCGCCGTTGCCCTGAAAAAGCGGCTCCGGGGCAAAAAGAAAAAAGCCTCCTAGATCCCCAGCGCGGCCAGACGCGGCCGCTTCAGACGCCATGACGGCCGTGACCTTCTGCGCGGATGCGGCGTGCCCGCTTCCAGCTGTCCCGAACGCTCGAAATACTTCTCCAGCACCGACAGGGATACGACCGCTTCGCGTTCCGCATCCCGGAAGCGCGCCACGTGGCGGTGGGCATTGGCGATAATCGCCTTCGCCTCCTCCGGGCGGGCGCTGTAGTAGGCGATCTTCTCCTCCAGATCGGAGTAGTCATCTTTGAGCAGCACGTAGTGGTAATCGGGGATGAGGGTCCCCTCCATAAACCAGGTCTCGTACTTCGGGCGGGCCATCAGCGCCAGGGAGTTGGAGGACATGATCCATTTGAGGTTCGACGCGACGTCGTTTCCTTCGATGGAGATGACGAACTGGTACTGCAGCTGCTCTTTGAGCGTCATCCGCCCCTTCTGCCACGGCACCTCTGTTTCGAACTTCGTATTCGTCTGCCCGATATCGCAGAGCGGGTGGTTATAAAAGCGCTTTACAAAAGCCCTGCGGTGTTCACCGTACGCCTTGCCGCGCCAGACGGCCATGCTTTTTTTTGCCTCGAAGGGGAGTGCATCGTTCACAAAGACGAAATGGCGCACTTTATTGAGATTCATCAGGACGGAATTGCGATTGTCCCCGGCGATGGGGCGGCTCTTGACCAGGGTCGGCTGCGGCGGCACGTGGGTGATGTCGCCGAAGAGGTAGGCGCTGCGGCACTCGGGGCGGAAATAGCGCCACCAGCCGTAAAGGTCGAAAAAGTAGGTCTTTTTTTTCGCTTTTCTGAAGGCGTCCAGCGACTGGGCTTCATTGCCGAGACGGAACGTGGCATCGCACCGGTTGTAATAGTGCAGTCTCTCTTGCACCTCTGTGTCCGTTCTCCCTTTCTCCAGCCGCGCCTCCCGGCGCGGACGGAAGAGAACACCCGGCAGCGGGTAAGCGAGCACGTTTTGAAGATAATAGGTAAACTTGCTGTTCCGGTCCGCGTCGATCCGCAGATAGCGGGAGTTCCACATCGCCATACACCCTTCGGCCCCGTCGGCGGGGCATCGTGATTTTTGGCAATGTTACAGTACCATACGGCATCCTTCCGACACGAACCGGTTACCGTTCGGATACGTCGGAAAAGCGCCGACGAGAGGACTTCCAACCATGACGCATCCCGCCACCGGCATGCTTATCGCCCACGCCAACTTCGCCAAGGGATTCCGCGGCGGCGAGCGGCAGACGCAGCTGCTGATCGAAACACTCTCGCAGCGGGGCTACCGCCAGCGGCTGCTCGTGCGCAAAGGTTCGGAACTGGGACGGCGCTGCCGGGGCATTGCGAATCTTACCGTCATCGAAATCGGCAAACCCTACGCCCTCCACCTGGGCCATCTCAAAGGCGCGGGAGTGCTGCACGCCCATGAAACAAAAGCGGCGCAGTTCGCCCTCTTCGGCAAATGGTTCCTCGGCATCCCGTACATCGTCACGCGGCGGGTCGACCACGCCATCACAAACAACGCCTTCAACCGGTCGATTTACGCCTCCGCCGCGCAGTGTGTCGCCCTATCCGAAGCCATCAAAACGGAGATCCTAAAGATCGTCCCGGGGACCGATGTCGCCATCATCCCCAGTGCCTGGAGCCGTCTGGATACAGATGAAGAGCGTATCCGTCAGCTGAATACCCGGTTTGAGGGGAAATTTATCGTCGGGCAGATCGGCGCGCTTGTCGACGCCCACAAGGGGCAGGCCGTCCTCATCGAGGCGGCCCGCATCCTGGAACGGAGCCACCCCGATATCCATATCATCTTGCTCGGGGGCGGCAGCGACGAAGACGTGCTGAAAGCGGCGGCGGCGGATCTTGGCAATATCACCTTTGAAGGGTTCGTCAACAACGTCGGCGACTATCTGGCATGTTTCGACCTCTTCGCCTTCCCCTCCCGCTACGAAGGGCTCGGTTCCATCCTCTTTGATGCCATGCAGTTCGATGTGCCCATCGTCGCCTCGAATGTCGGCGGCATCCCCGACATCATTCATGATGACGCCAACGGCCTCCTCGTGCCGCCCGGCGATGCCCGTGCGCTCGCCGAGGCCATCAAGCGCCTTTACGGCGATGCTGCCCTTCGCGCGCGGTTGAGCGCCCGTGCCCGGGACGAACTCGACGCCTACTCGCCCGCCGCTATGACCGAAAAGTACGAACGGCTCTATCGGCGCTAAGCGCTGAAAATCAGCGAACCCCAACACCCTTTACTGTATTATTATCATCACACAAACAAGGAAATACTCTATGTTCGGAAACGTCAAAGCAAAGCTCGACCTGCTTAAAGACTACTTTTATACGAAACGGGCGCTGAAAGCCGAGCCGCACCTTTTTGACCATGTCGAAACCTACTGTATGTTCGTCGGCTATCCGCGCAGCAGCCACAGCCTGATCGGCTCGTTGATCGACGCCCATCCCCAAACCACTATCGCCCACGAGCAGGATGTGCTCAAGTATATCAAGTACGGGTTTTCGAAAGAGGCCATCTTTCACCTTCTGCTGCGCAACGCCAAGGCGTTCACCGAGGCCGGCCGCGAGTGGACGGGCTATTCCTATGCCGTCGAAGGCCAGTACCAGGGCAAATACACCGACCTGAAGGTGATCGGCGACAAACGCGGGGGGAACAGCTCCAGGCGTTTCAGCCGGAACCCGGAACTGCTGAAGAAACTGAAAAAGACCATCGACCTCCCGATCAAATTCATTCACGTTATCCGGAACCCCTACGACAATATCAGCACCATGGCCTACCGGGCCGTCGGTTCGGACAAAAGCAAAGTGACGCCGGAAGCGTTAACAGGAGAACTCGAACACTACTTCTCCCTCGTGGAGACGGCGAATTCGGTCTTTAAACAGGTGGATGCGGACGATGTGATCCATATCAAAATCGAAAACTTCATGGAGCACCCGAAAGAGGAGCTGAAAAGAGTATGCGATTTTCTCGGCCTTGAGACGACCGAGGAGTATCTCGATGCCTGCGCGGCGATCGTCTATACGAAACCGCATAAAACCCGTAACGACTATACGTGGGACGACGCGCTCAAAGCACGGGTGGCAGGGGAGATCGAAAAGTATCCCTTCTTCGAAGGCTACAGCTTTACGGCTTGAAAGCGTAGCCGAGCTCTTCCATCTTTTCCCCGGCGATCTCCCAGAACTGCTCTTTCCAATGGCGCGGCCATTCGTCATACTTGGGGAAGAACTCGATCCGGTTGCGGTTGACTTTCTTCTCCAGGGAAGCACGGACCTTCGCTTCGTCATACACCAGGCCGTCAAACTTCGCCAGGATGTCGAAGATGAGCTCTTTGTTCGTCTTAAAGAGCTCCTCGAACTTGATAATCATGTCCGGCTGGGTCTCGATGGCGCGGGTGTTGACTGTTTTCCAGTACCAGGCCAGTTTCTGCAGCGCGTTCCAGTTCTCCCACAACGCCTGCGCCGGGTCGCCGGGAATATGGAAGGGGGTCATGTGGTCGTTCGTGATATAGCGGCCGCGGTTGAGCCATGAGGTCACAACATCCCTGCCGTCGCGGACGATGTGGAACACGAGGGCATCGGGGAAGGCGTCTCGGATCAGCGGAATAGCGGCGAAAAGGTGGTAGTTCGTTTCCACGTACCACTCTTCGGAATGCTTCATGTGCCACCAGCGCCGCGGCAGCGCAAAGTAGTATTTCTCCCACATTGTGTGGGGGCGCGACATCAGCTGGTGCCCCCGCTTTCTGAATGCGGGTTTCGGTTCGTGCAGGCTCCAGGAGTTCTCAACGACATTGTTGAAAAAATCGGTAAAGAAATCGGTCCCGGTCCGTCCCGTAGAAACAAAAAAAGCTGTCTTCAAGCTTTCTCCTTCTTGAATATTAAATAGTCTTCTCTGCACAGCGGTCCTCTTGGTAGAAGGCTTTTTTCGGCAATGCGACGCTATTGCCTGTGCAGTCATAAAGAGCATTGCATTGTAAAAAGATTGTACTCAATGCGATATTAGAAGCGAATAGCACCACTCAGCGACAAGGAGCGTACCCGCTACTTTTAAACGGGCACGTTATTGCGTTTAAGATACCACTCCACCGTCTTGACGATCCCGCTCTCAAAATTTTCGTCTGCTCTCCATCCGAGCTCCGTTTCGATCTTCGTCGCATCAATGGCGTATCGGCGGTCGTGCCCCGCCCGATCCTCGACGTAACGGATCTGTTCCTTGTAACTTCCATCTGATTTTGGTTTAAACCCATCAAGAATCTTGCACACCTTATCCGCAATGTAGTTGTTGGTACGCTCGTTGCTGCCACCGATATTGTAGACCTCTCCGCTACACCCTTTATGGTAGGCCAGGTCGATCCCTTTACAATGGTCGAGTACATAAAGCCAGTCACGGATGTTCTTGCCGTCACCATAGATGGGGATAGACTCTCCCGCAAGAGCTTTACGGATGATCGTCGGAATCAGCTTCTCGTCATGCTGCTTCGGGCCGTAGTTGTTCGAGCAATTCGTGATGACGGTGTCCATACCGTACGTGTGGTGGTAGCTGCGTACGACCATGTCGCTGCCAGCTTTTGACGCACTGTAGGGGGAGTTTGGAGCATAGGGCGTCTCTTCGGTAAAGAACCCCGTTTCTCCCAGGGTGCCGTACACTTCGTCAGTGGAGATGTGGTGGAAGCGGCACCCTTCAAACCCCTCCTTGTAAACGAAGGGTTTGTGCATCCACCGTTTATATGCGACGTCGATCAGGGTAAAGGTACCGTTCACATTCGTCTCGATAAAGACCCCGGGGTTAGCAATAGAGTTGTCGACGTGACTCTCGGCCGCAAAGTGGATGACGCCCCGGATATCCAAGTCCTCGAAGAGCTGCTCGACGAGAGCACGGTCGCAGATGTTGCCTTCGACGAAGGTGTAGCGCTCGTGCCCCTCCACCTCTTTGAGGTTCTCGAGGTTCCCAGCGTAGGTCAGCAGGTCGAGGTTGACAAGGTGATACTCCGGGCACTTCTCCAGGAAATAAGGAACAAAGTTGCTGCCGATGAAGCCGGCACAGCCGGTGACGAGAATCGCTGTCATCTCTCCTCCACCAGTTCGATAAGATACTGACCGTACTCCGTCTTTTTAAGCGGTTCGGCCAGTTTTCTGACTTGCTCGGCATCGATCCAACCGTTGGCGTAGGCGATCTCCTCGATACAGGCGATCTTGTATCCCTGCCGGTGTTCGATGGTCTGTACGAACTGCCCCGCATCCAGCAGGCTGTCGTGGGTACCCGTATCAAGCCAGGCATACCCGCGCCCCATCAGTTCCACCTGCAGCGCTCCACGCTCAAGGTACATCCGGTTCACGTCGGTAATTTCCAGTTCACCCCGTTCCGACGGTGTGATACCCTTGGCAATCTCCACGACATCGTTGTCGTAGAAATAGAGGCCCGTCACGGCGAAATTGGACTTAGGCTTTTCCGGTTTCTCCTCGATCGAGATGGCACGTCTGCTCTCATCAAATGCTACAACGCCGAAACGCTTCGGGTCCTTGACCTTATAGCCGAATACCGTGGCACCCTTTTCGCGTGCGGCGGCTTTTCGCAAAATGGTCGTAAAATCCTGTCCAAAGAAGATATTGTCCCCCAGCACCAAACAGACACTGTCATCCCCGATAAAATCCTCTCCGAGGACAAAGGCCTGCGCCAAACCTTCCGGTTCGGGCTGGACAACGTATTCGAAACGCATCCCGATATCGCTGCCGTCACCAAGCAACTCCTGAAACCGCGGCAGGTCCTTTGGGGTGGAGATAATCAGTACCTCGCGGATCCCGGCGAGCATCAATACTGAAAGAGGATAATAGATCATCGGCTTATCGTAGACCGGCAGCAGCTGTTTGGAAACACCCTTCGTAATCGGATAGAGCCGTGTCCCGCTGCCCCCGGCCAAGATAATGCCTCTCAACCTCAGACCCCAATCTGGAAGTATTCGAATCCGAGACGCGCCATACGTTCCTTGTCGAACTGGTTGCGGCCGTCGAAGAAGATGGGGCTGTTGAGGCGTTTGTCGATCTCGTCGAAGTCGGGGCTGCGGAACTCCTGCCACTCGGTGACGAGGATGAGCGCGTCGGCGCCGGTGAGAGCGTCGTATTTGCTGTCGACGTATTCGACGCTCTCGTTGCCCTTGAGATAGTAGCTCTCCGCCTCGTGGCGGGCTTTCGGGTCGTAGGCCTTGATCTTCGCGCCGCGTGCCGTGAGGGCGTTGATGATCGTGATGGAGGAGGCTTCGCGCATATCGTCCGTTTCCGGTTTGAACGCCAGCCCCCAGACGGCGAAGGTAAGGCCCGAGAGCTCCTCGCCGAAACGTTTGATCACCTTGTCCGCCATGACCATCTTCTGATCGTAGTTCACCGCTTCGACGGCGTCGAGGATCCGCGGGGTATAGCCGAAATCCTTGGCGGTTTTGGCGAGGGCCTGCACATCCTTGGGAAAGCAGCTGCCGCCGTAGCCGCAGCCCGGGTAGATGAAGCTGTAGCCGATGCGGCCGTCGCTGCCGATGCCGTGGCGCACTTTGTTGACGTCCGCGCCGACGCGTTCGCAGATATTGGCCATCTCGTTCATAAAGCTGATCTTCGTCGCGAGCATCGCGTTCGCGGCGTATTTGGTCATCTCGGCGCTTTTGATATCCATCCCGATAAAACGGTCGCTCTTTTTCATGAAGGGGGCGTAGAGGTCGTGCATGACCTGCATCGCCGTCTCGCTCTCGGCACCGATGACGACGCGGTCTGGGTGCATGAAGTCCTCGATGGCCGCGCCCTCTTTGAGGAACTCCGGGTTGGAGACGACGTCAAACGCCAGGTCGACGCCGCGCTTGTCCAGTTCTGTCTGGATCGCGGCTTTGACCTTGTCGGCCGTACCGACGGGAACCGTCGATTTGTCGACGACGACCATGTAATGCTGCATATGCTCGCCGATGCTTTTGGCGACGGCCAGCACGTACTGAAGGTCCGCGCTGCCATCTTCGCCCATCGGGGTACCGACGGCGATAAAGGCGACATCCGTCGAAGCGATCGCCTCCTGGATATCGGTCGTGAATGCCAGGGTGCCCTTCTCGTGGTTCTCCAGGACCATCGTCTCCAGACCCGGTTCATAGATCGGGATGATCCCCTGGCGCAGTTTCGCGATCTTTCCCTCATCGATGTCCACACAGGTGACGCTGTTGCCCATCTGCGCAAAACAGGTCCCGCTGACCAGGCCGACATAGCCCGTGCCGATGACGGATATTTTCATCTCTTCGCTCCTCGCGGTTTTCTTGGAGGTGATTGTACCCAATGGGGTATTAGAAATAGGATACAATAGGGTTACATTCTGACAACAAAACAGCGCATTCCGGGGAGAACGTCCCCCGTACTCCCCCGATGCCGGTAACCGGGGAGAGGGTAGTCCATGATTTTTTTGCGCAACTACTTTACGCTGTTTGCACTCGCCTATCTGCTGCTGGCGGCGACCAAACTGCTTTTTCTCGCCTTCTACGCCGATCGTTTCGGCGGCTACCCCTTTGCATCCCTGCTGCACGCCCTTGTATGGGGGTACCGTTTCGATTTCGCCGCCGCCGCCATCGTCACGCTGTTTGCGACGCTGGGGCAGTTTAATGCCCGGCTTCTGCACATCGGTGCCGCGCTGCTTCTCGGTTCGCTCGTCATGCTGCAACTCTCCGACATTCTCTACTTCGAAGATGCCTCCCACCATATCGCCTACGAGATCACCGATGTTTTCAACGATGCCGGCGGGCTTTTTATGACGGCGCTCGGGCAGAACACCCTCTTCACCCTCACCGCACTGACCGCCGTGCCGCTGATGGTATGGGGCTTCTACCGTTTTGGCCGCGCCCGGCTGCACCCGGTTCCCCTCGACCGCTACTACCTTCCGAAAACCCTGCTGCTGTTGGGCCTTTCCGTCTTCTTCATCCGCGGGATGTTCGCGCACATCCCCCTGACCCCCTGGCAATCAAGCCAGATCGGAGACGCCCGCCTGGCGCAGCTGGCACTTAACGGGAGCTACAGCGCCCTCTTCTCCCTCGTCGACACGGAAGGGCGTCTCCTGCCCCGACGCGTCGCCAAGCTTTCGCCGCGGGAAGTCAAACGGGGGTTTGCCGAAATCTATAACGACGGCAGCACCGCGAACGGCATGGACGCCGCGCCGAACGTCATCTTCTTCTTCCTAGAAGGGTGGAGCGGCGTCAATATGCAGCCCTACGGGCATGCGCTCCAGACGACACCCTTTTTCGACAGTATCCTTCCCCGTTCGCTCCGTCCGAAAGCCGCGATTGCCGGCGGTCACCGGACGACGGAAGGGATGTTCACCACCCTCGTCTCCTATCAGAACCCCCTTGCCAGGAGTGTCGCGAAAACCCAGCTGCAGAACTTCCGCTACCGTTCGGTCATCGACCTCTTCAATGCCCGCGGATACCGCAGTATCTTCTTCCAAGGGACAGCCAAGGAGACCAGCGGCACGGGCGCGCTGGCACAAAAACTGGGTTTTCGAGAAAGCTACGGCAAAGAGGACGTGACCGAACGCCGATTCGGAAGCAACTTCTGGGGCGTCTACGACCAGGACCTCTACGCCTTTACCCTGCAGAAACTCGGGGAGAGTTCTTCGCCTTTCGTGCTCGGTATCAACGGTGCCACGACCCATGACGACAAGCTCCCGGAGGGGGTCGGGAAAACCCGTTTCGCCGATGATGAAAAACAGAACAACC contains:
- a CDS encoding acyltransferase, which translates into the protein MGRIHANGFFTIEVARGATLTIEGDITLKSGTLIGVRKNAALRIGAGCFFNRNCTILCRDAIRIGADCLFGESVKVYDHDHRLAGGKVSKSDYTLGSVEIGEGCWLANDVNVLKGSVLPANSVVAAKGVVNRPLEHAGIYAGIPVAYKKALPN
- a CDS encoding TDP-N-acetylfucosamine:lipid II N-acetylfucosaminyltransferase; translation: MKYLHIMKNEKFIASFITFIHTHFNPDEHLFIILGGVSQAKHPVPDHPNVIVIKSMNSPLRYFSAVKQLKPYFEQAEKVIIHSLLIRGIIDFFFYNLRFCAKAYWVVWGGDLYDYPAKKKKLKRQFYLYKKRQVIKRIAGLVTYIRGDYELARRWYGAEGSYHECLMYQSNTYKAIPLPDTEKEEICIQVGNSANPTNNHLDILQKLRPYADEKIKIICPLSYGSKQHAKKVAATGKAWFGDKFQPLMTFLPCEEYLNSLAEIDIAVFNHKRQQAMGNIITLLGLGKKVYLRSDISTWGLFEEKGVQLFDSCGPLSIERLPAETEEANCQRIQTLFSDAVLQTQWAEIFQGSGQR
- a CDS encoding methionyl-tRNA formyltransferase gives rise to the protein MIVFYLMTEKGYVTLQNFVEAYGTEKITYVCSARDAQMETDYFDRIGQLCSTYGIAFFARGEEPARAADTYAFTIGWRWLLPSSANLIIFHDSLLPAYRGFAPLVNALINGEERLGVTAIFAADEYDKGDIIAQEAIDIAYPMTIQQAIEKIAPLYSKLVNTISAAIIGGKGVTGTPQRESEATYSLWRDAEDYCIDLHKDADRIKREVDALGSPYDGAKLLLNGEMITLVSVEVCSDVAIEDRDSHIGKVIFYAEGYPVVVCKRGVLRILDARKSKTGESVLPLKQFRSRFEKVDRPS
- a CDS encoding glycosyl transferase family 90 produces the protein MAMWNSRYLRIDADRNSKFTYYLQNVLAYPLPGVLFRPRREARLEKGRTDTEVQERLHYYNRCDATFRLGNEAQSLDAFRKAKKKTYFFDLYGWWRYFRPECRSAYLFGDITHVPPQPTLVKSRPIAGDNRNSVLMNLNKVRHFVFVNDALPFEAKKSMAVWRGKAYGEHRRAFVKRFYNHPLCDIGQTNTKFETEVPWQKGRMTLKEQLQYQFVISIEGNDVASNLKWIMSSNSLALMARPKYETWFMEGTLIPDYHYVLLKDDYSDLEEKIAYYSARPEEAKAIIANAHRHVARFRDAEREAVVSLSVLEKYFERSGQLEAGTPHPRRRSRPSWRLKRPRLAALGI
- a CDS encoding glycosyltransferase family 2 protein; its protein translation is MKQKITANIITLNEEENIADAIRSVQAVCDEVLVVDSRSTDKTREIAESLGAKVVVQPYLGDGPQKAFGAPLAANDWILSLDADERLDANAVEAIAGLDLANSGYDAYAFRRKSFIGRHFIKLWYPDRLVRLYNRNSAGFTQAIGHAKVEAEKVKELDADLLHYSYKSYGQMINNIEKFAARGARMLHAKGKRARWYDPFLHGGLTFFKKLVVKGGMFHGMPGWTVSIISGFNTYMKYMILIEMQENEAEEKTSA
- a CDS encoding glycosyltransferase family 4 protein; this translates as MTHPATGMLIAHANFAKGFRGGERQTQLLIETLSQRGYRQRLLVRKGSELGRRCRGIANLTVIEIGKPYALHLGHLKGAGVLHAHETKAAQFALFGKWFLGIPYIVTRRVDHAITNNAFNRSIYASAAQCVALSEAIKTEILKIVPGTDVAIIPSAWSRLDTDEERIRQLNTRFEGKFIVGQIGALVDAHKGQAVLIEAARILERSHPDIHIILLGGGSDEDVLKAAAADLGNITFEGFVNNVGDYLACFDLFAFPSRYEGLGSILFDAMQFDVPIVASNVGGIPDIIHDDANGLLVPPGDARALAEAIKRLYGDAALRARLSARARDELDAYSPAAMTEKYERLYRR
- a CDS encoding sulfotransferase family protein produces the protein MFGNVKAKLDLLKDYFYTKRALKAEPHLFDHVETYCMFVGYPRSSHSLIGSLIDAHPQTTIAHEQDVLKYIKYGFSKEAIFHLLLRNAKAFTEAGREWTGYSYAVEGQYQGKYTDLKVIGDKRGGNSSRRFSRNPELLKKLKKTIDLPIKFIHVIRNPYDNISTMAYRAVGSDKSKVTPEALTGELEHYFSLVETANSVFKQVDADDVIHIKIENFMEHPKEELKRVCDFLGLETTEEYLDACAAIVYTKPHKTRNDYTWDDALKARVAGEIEKYPFFEGYSFTA
- a CDS encoding sulfotransferase, whose translation is MKTAFFVSTGRTGTDFFTDFFNNVVENSWSLHEPKPAFRKRGHQLMSRPHTMWEKYYFALPRRWWHMKHSEEWYVETNYHLFAAIPLIRDAFPDALVFHIVRDGRDVVTSWLNRGRYITNDHMTPFHIPGDPAQALWENWNALQKLAWYWKTVNTRAIETQPDMIIKFEELFKTNKELIFDILAKFDGLVYDEAKVRASLEKKVNRNRIEFFPKYDEWPRHWKEQFWEIAGEKMEELGYAFKP
- a CDS encoding lipopolysaccharide kinase InaA family protein, which codes for MSVNYTIHPDYAEFEAELLSVEAQFSSSDESIHKARNELRIVPMHGIKTVIKAFKVPHLLNRFVYAYLRDSKAKKSYNNGVRLLELDVPTPQPIGYIEFFRGGLFAQSYFISKYEPYDFTIREVLHHRVEDVETILKAFTAFTHMLHQKGVWHEDYSPGNILIRKTADGYGFMLVDINRMQFRPIPPAEGMRNFGKLWAKAPERTLIAREYARLSGMDEAAALQAIETCARKTEAAVALKKRLRGKKKKAS